gatttatttcattgtattttattttttattttattttgttgtattttatttcattgttttaatcattttattttatttcgttttgtttattttaataatttaacttaattttattttgtttagttttttttttacattttatttaattttttattatttgttttatttcgttgtattttattttttattttaatcattttgttttaataatttgattttagttcattttatttttttgtttttttttatgttgttttaatcattttattttatttcgtttcattttattttaataattacatttcattttattttgtttatttttttatttcattttattttaatcattttattcactttaatttatttcgtttcattttattttaataattacatttcattttatttttattttttttatttcattttattttaatcattttattcactttaatttatttcgtttttttattatttgttttgtttcgttgtatttttttgttttgttttattttaatcattttattttattcattttattttgttttattttatgttatttgaatcattttattttatttcgtttcattttattttaataattacatttcattttattttgtttattttttttatttcattttattttaatcattttattcactttattttatttcgtttcattttattttaataattacatttcgttttattttgtttattttttttatttcattttattttaatcattttattcgctttaatttatttcggttttttattatttgttttgtttcgttgtatttttttgttttgttttattttaatcattttgttttattcattttattttgttttattttatgttatttgaatcattttattttatttcttttcattttattttaacaattacatttcattttattgtgtttattttttatttcattttatttaaatcattttattttattttcgtttcattttatgtgaatgatttttagtttaattatttaattttatttcttcacAATCGTGTTTGTTAGTACCGAGGACTTTTATTTTCTCAACCTCAGTCGTAgggcttttattttaaactcgACGGCACGAGCTACCAGCACGTCAGCATTCGCTCACACGCATGCGCGCTACGTGCACTTCCTATTGTCAGTGTTTGTAGTATTTGTACACATCCATGTCGCTtgaaattactgtattttttgccTCTGCTCACATCTCGTTACTTCATGCTTACTTTCCTTTTCTCCGCCGTTTTTTGCGCCACATACCTGTCTCCGATCATCAGTCATGTTAAAGGCAGAGATTTTACTGAGCAGGAAATGTCCCATTACAGGTGAGGTTTATTTATGATATGCTAAattcagcatgaaatattaaCGTCTGATAAGTGGGTCAGATGATCAGGAGACCGTACAGAGTTGATTAGATATTACAGCTGCTCTAACAAGTATAAATAAACGTGTTCACTGTCAGTTAATCCGCTTTGTCATGTGCTCATGTGTAAATACAGTCATGTCAGCAGTGAGTATGAATGTAATACCTGACACTGAAGTGCGTTGACACGTTGATCAGTTGTGGTTAATGCTGTtcgtttgttttatttgtcttAACAGGGACAGAATAAAGTCCATGTTTTATCATGCATACAACAGCTACTTGGAGAACGCGTATCCTTATGATGAGCTGAGGCCGCTGACCTGTGATGGGCAGGACACATGGGGCAGGTATATGAGCACTAACACTTCTCTCGTTCAACAGAAAGAGATGTCTTCGTCAGGTAGtcagaaacattaaaactgaATAATTTCCACCACCTCTTCTTGGTATCTTTAGTTGTTCAGTAGCAGAGGCTCGTGCTTTTAGTCTCAGCCCtagaaaatgtagaaaaatatagaaaatggATAAAAGCAAAATTTCCTATTCTGCACAGACCCAACATCTTGCAAATCTGTAGAGACTTGACCACCCCAaaattataaatagtaaaaaattataaaagtagATATTTTTTACACTTCCGTATCTCTTTTcacatgcttttatttatttttagtaatttcaaATTTAGGTATTAtcgattttatttttgctagattaatacaaaattatttatacaatttaaaaatacataatttactgGACTGCAGTTTTTCATGTAAATCAAGTTTTACTCAAAGATAAAAAATATCAGcttaatacatttaaagtatttaaattaaatgttaaaaaatataatatttttgttttgttttgtattaattgtaaatgtttttattttatttatttattatttatttctattttattttatttatttttttatttgctgttgttgttaattgTATGACTTGTTATTCActtagtatgaaaaaaaaaaatgttttacagcagtCAGGTCTTTTGATCAAACTTTACCGGTGTAAAATTGTCATTTCACTACTTTCAATAATTTCTTTGGCTCAAAGTACCACTAGGTATGATTGTATCCACATTATTTTTTACCGTAAGAGCAGGCCGTTTggaaatttaatgtgtctgacTTCCGCTCTCATttgtgtccagctatttttagctgtacaaaacagctcattttgctgcttgatattgcaaattgttgtgtcttaccatattattttaatgtgttatcttaattatgagctcactggtttgtagtgcaaactgttttgttATTTACTGGATTtcgttattcttctcgttatttccatATAGTGAATAATGAACCGTAAGTCTCACACGtcaccagaaaacagcttacttccgcattcaaaaataaggtggataaagcTGGTACAATTGTATTTTTCAGTGGCATTACTCAATCGAACAACAGCAACTGAACAGTTTTGTCTGTAATGTATTATCTCTTACATTGAAGCATATAATTAAGACAGGAAGGTTTAGAAGTCATATTTCCTCGTTATAACCTCTCTATTTGTTTCCTTCAGTTTCTCCCTCACACTCATTGATGCTCTGGACACACTGCTGGTATGAAATTTCATTTAACAAGtacattattgttttattttattttattttattttattttattttattttattttatgctgttttattttattttactttactttgttttgttttatttggttttgtttcattttattttattgttttgttttattttactttttattttattttattgtattgtcttttctttcaattcagttttgttttattttatttatttttgttttgttatttattttcattgtatttcgtattttttattttattttatatattcattttattgttattttatttaattccacTTTATTTTGTcagttagtttattttattttgttttttgttgtttttttattttatttcattttattttaatttatttagttttatttctttttgttcatttaattttattttgtttaatttaatttattttgttttattttatttcatttcatttttttttgttttgttgtttgttattttactttgttttattgtattgtattttattttgttttgttttattttatttactgttttatttatttcattgtattttgttgtaatatttttggtttcatttaattttattatgttattttattaaatttcacattattttatgtcattttattttgttttatttaattttattgcattttattgcattttactttatttaatttcattttatttcattttatatttcattttatctcatctcattttttaaattttattttagttcatttcgttttattgcattttatttttattcaacaagatTGTTCTGTGCCATGCAGTGTTCAAATGCAGAGAATATTTTTCCTTTCTGATCACAGATATTGGGAAACCACACAGAGTTCCAGCGTGTGGCCGCTCTGCTCCAGGACACGGTTGATTTCGACATTGATGTAAATGCATCTGTGTTTGAGACCAATATACGAGGTAAAGTCATTAGCCGTCTTGGATGAATACCGCAaagctttatttcaaaatatacacaaaaatgatgtgTGCGcctataaatacttttattaaataattaattttgcgTTGCTGTTCAatgtagtaatatgcattattgtCATGCAAAACAGAGcattgtatatttttctttacattttttggggtgaaatatgacccgAACATGTTTTTGGCAAACTTACTTACTTATCCTGTAATACCGGTCTGTAATCACTGACGTTCAACCAGTTTCACtattgtatgtgtttttgttctggtcACTGTTTTGCAGTGGTCGGTGGGCTCCTCTCGGCTCATCTGCTCTCCAAGCGTGCCGGGATGGAGGTGGAGGAGGGCTGGCCCTGCTCCGGACCCCTCCTGCGCATGGCAGAGGACGCTGCCCGCAAACTCCTGCCTGGTGAGGCAGCTAACATATACTTCAAACCATATTCAAGAGTAATAGGCCACTTACATCACTGTCTCAAACATATTTAGCACGAACAAATGCTGGCAGATGATGTAAAACACATAATCAAGCAGAGTCACATCTCCTGGGCTTTTGTGAAAACGATAGATTGTacttatacatttttgtatccCTGCTCACATATTGTCTGATTGAGCCCCTTGCATTATGGGTAGGAAAACATAGATGACATTaaagaagctttatttttaagagtgtctAGAAAGGATAGCGCCATCTGAACCCCAAACACGTTTTATCAAAAAAGCCGGTATTGTCCACTTTCAAGGCATCGCGTGTTCACGTCTTACCACAGAAGACAAcgagcagggttgccaggttttcacaacaaaatctgcccagttgctactcaaaactagcccaaaactagcacAATGGGGTTTCGTTGGGgcataaaatacacttttttttgtcgGGGTAAATTCAAATTTCAGGGGCttaatatgacgttattggggtcgatTCAACCCTCTAACAAAAACAACCCATGGCAACAATgtttaaagtagcccaattcgaCTTGGTAACACTGCTGATAAGCGCCCTTGTTGTTTGTGAACAGAAGCCGATAAGTCAGTTTTTGCAAATCAGCgcgctgtatttatttaatcttattttgttttatttaatttaattttgtttatttaatttgtttcatttcattttagtttactttattttattgttttgttgttgttttactttattttattgtattttttattttgtttattttatttaactgaatttgattaatttgattattttattattgtttcgttttattttattttttttattttgttaattttttatttcatttcattttatgtagttttattttttattttatgttgttttatttcaatttttcatttcatttcatttttaatgttatgtcattttattttactttatttccattttttatttaattttttttttttttttatttggtttcatttaattttagtttactttattttattttattgttttgttattgttttacttcatttcatttcattttattgtattttttattttgttttttatttcttttaattttattttattatttcattttattttatgttatttcttttttattttatcttttttttagttttgttatttcagtttattttgtttcgtttgatttcagtttattttattttgttttattatttttttatttaatttaattacattttattcacatttttaatttaatttaatttaattttaaaatacatgatttaaaagctgaaacCTTTTCACGAAACCTTGCAAAAGCAGAACGTTACAACGGTGAGGGAAAAGCTGCTCCCTGTATTGCGTGTAATCACAATTATAGTGTCTATGATCACGACAACAACGTCTACATTGTCTGctgatgagatttttttttttataattgaaaCGTGGAGTGTGGAAATGTGGAGTTATCTGCTttcgccaaaaaaaaaaacatactttcaatgaattttaattttgtaagttacctgtatttgtttaatttattattacttaatcaaaacaacccaactgcagtttgaataaaatgcacaataaaaaaaaactatctgtttttgcaaatgaactctttatATGTGTTCTTCATATGATGATTGAATAATGCTGTCAGATTTACAATAATGGTGATTTATCCTGTCTCTTCTCAGCTTTCCAGACACCCACAGGGATGCCATATGGCACAGTGAACCTGCTGAGGGGGGGTGAACCCCACCGAGACCCCAGTCACCTGCACTGCTGGAGTGGGCACCTTCATCCTGGAGTTCTCCACCCTCAGCCGACTGACTGGAGACCCCGTGTTTGAGAACGTGGCTCGCAAAGCTCTCAGGGCCTTATGGAGAACACGCTCAGATATTGGCCTGGTAAGATCGTTTGATCTGGATCAAGCCATTTGTAGGACAATCATGACATTATgcaatattaaagaaatagttaacccaaaaaagaaatttaGTTGAAaaagtactcaccctcaggccatttgaaatgtagatgagtttgtttgttcatcagaacagatttggagaaatttaacattacatcatttgctcaacaacggatcctctgcagtgaatgggtgccgtcagaatgagagtccaaacagctgatgaaaacatcatagtaatccacaccactccagtccatcggttaatgtcttgtgaaacaaaaagcttgtatgtttgtaaaaagaaaaacaaaacaaaaaacaaaaacaatttttcagATGTTTTAACTTACttaaaatacgagtccataatctatagtaacacttcctccagtgaaaaagttaatGTCCTATCATCCTCTCACATTAAAATACACAGATATATAACTGTTTTGatctgttttcacttgtaaatggTGTtggatctgtgcatatttctatCCTGATGCAGATGAGATcggttttaagttaaaaacattttaatgatggatttgtttcttacaagcgcacagctgttttgacagctgattattgtgatgtttttatcatctgtttggactctcattctgacggcacccattcactgcagaggatccgttggtgagcaagtgatgtacagtaatgctacatttctccaaatctgttctaaagaacaaacaaactcatctacagtatatctttgatggcctgaggagtacatttttcagcaaattttattttaacagaatGCAATATTAACTTATTCACTGGTGCCTTGAAGAGCAGGTCATgtggtattttaaagtgtcctaatattgtgttggagtcccctacaacaggtcattgtaattttctcagaatatacatttatacacagTCATTTCTCAGTGATTTCTAAACAATTCGTTCGATCAGTTTTGAGCGTAATATCTGTAAGCCCCTCCCTTCcgtaagcctactctgctctgattggtcagtggGCCAAACCTGTTGTGATTGGCACAGAGAGGAGTACTTGAACAAGTTAGCGAGCGCTGctatcagtgttgccaagtctgcggttgtttttgatgtccgcaggtttaagcgaccccaataacgtcatatttagcgcctggaatgcgaatttacaaggggaaccctgacaaaaaaatgtgtattttacaccctgcaatgctatttttaatgggggaccacCTTGAAATGCAGTTGGGCCTATTAGGAAaagttttaagtagcaattgggtggtttttgttgtgaaaatctggcaaccctggcttCCATTGACAATGATATTGCTCCAATCCATTCTTTAACTGAACAGTAATGGTGGATACATTAGTCAAGTACTAACGTGATGAACTGATGAAACAATAtagtttgtaaaccaaaatatgtctaagTTACATTCTTTATAATTAAACAAAGTAATTGGAGCAACAACAGTCTACGTTATTCAACATATTCTTAGGAAATTGTGGGTTCACAGCAAATTATAAGAATTTCACTCACTTGGAAGTATACACATAACATAAAAttgtacttacaggttgtggttcggAGATGCTCGttagtccaaataaagaagattagAAGCCAAAGAAGATAAAACTGCTCTTTAACATTTTACTTGTACTATGATGCAGAGTATATGAATGTAATTTGTCCTGAATGACCTGCCTTGCACACAACAGTCCTACTGACCGCAGACGGTTAGTAGAAGTTAAACCACTCAGAAATTAATCGCTTTAACTGCAATTATTAGGACAGGGTGGCTGAAAGGCAAAATCTATGTTTATGTTTGTCTGTTGTATACAACCAATTATCCCTGAGTTCACAGAAAACAGATTATTATCCCAGTTTCTACGCCATAACACTTACAGAAATCCAAATCTGATTAACACTTAGCATTTTGCAGTGTAGCAGCGCTGGACATATTTGCAAGTTGATTAAATTGgcttatatacattttttaattatttttttatttcttttttaaaatcattttatttataatgttagcgATTGTTTTGCAccaaaatatgctaattttaaaaacatttttttgccttttatgcCCTCTGAAGTTAAGTAGGGCTTTAGGATCACAATGTAAACCCTCTTTGCATGTGAAAAAGTAATAATgctcacacacatgcagacaTTTGGTATGACCCCAGCTGTATGGAAAAGCAAGGGATTTGATTTTAGTAAAACACAAGTCTGGATAAGAAACATATGTGCCTTACAGTTGAGAGTTTCTAAAGACAAATATGTCATAATTTATACATGTTatcaaatttattatttattatgtccctttttacaagatgtaatataagtcttaggtgtccccagaatgtgtctgtgaagtttcagctcaaaataccccacagattattattatatcattttgaaaatgcctattttgagtggaagcagaaacaggctgttttcatgcatgtctctttaaatgcaaatgagctgctgcttcccgcccccttttccagaacaggactgtgcctttacagctcatacctcagatggtctaacaaaaaacatctgtttggttttgattatcatatcTATCACGCTGAATGTAACCTATGTTAATGGTtgaattttaaaactattttatagaaaatgtaCTGAAGTCTGTAAAAGTATTGAATCCAGCATTCAGTGTTCACATAACCTTCTCATCATTTCAGGTGGGCAACCATATAGATGTCATAACCTCTAAGTGGGTGGCTCAGGACACAGGGATCGGGGGCGGGAGTGGATTCATACTTTGAGTATCTGGTAAAGGGGGCCATTATGCTGCAAGACGAGGAGCTGCTGACAATGTTTAAAGGTAAACCTGACATGTCAATTAAAGgaggagtccacttccaaaacaaagtgagcacatataatgtactcaccccccttgtcatccaagatgttcatgtctttctttcttcagtcgtaaagaaattgtttttcaaagaaaacatttcagcatttttgtccatataatggactgatatggtgccccaattttgaacttccaaaatgcagtttaaatgcagcttcaaacgatcccaaatgtggttgtaaatgatcctagctgaggaagaaggaagTGAAATgaaagttattttcatttaaaaaaaaaaatacaatttatatactttctaatgtcaaacgctcgtcttgtcttactctgcctggactgtttttgttccagttcatgacagttagggtatgtcgaaaaactcccatctcatgttctccctcaacttcaaaatcgtcctatattgctgttttaccttttttgttaaaggtgtttgatcttctttgcatgttcactttgcaaatgctgtgtcggtacttctgcagtgatgtaggatgattttgaaatgatttttgaagttgagggagaaaatatgagtttttcaacatacactaactgtcttgaccagaatacacagagttcagggagagtaagacacgtaaaacgtttgagattaaaaagtatgtaaattgtatttttttttatgaaaataaccgatcgtttcgctagataagacattATATGTaagtctttgttttggaagtggacttcttctttaaataataactgCAGCTGATACTTATTAGTTTTGATAATAATAGCTAATCATAATTTCCACTAACTGCTGTTTATCTTTCCTTATCTTGCTCATATGAAAGCATTATCCACTTTCAAATGTGTGTTGCAGAATTTGATAAGTCCATAAAGAACTACACTAAGTTTGATGATTGGTATCTGTGGGTGCAGATGCATAAGGGAACAGTATCAATGCCTGTGTTTCAGTCTCTGGAGGCGTTCTGGCCTGGACTGCAGGTGAGGAAGCTGTACGCTAGTCCACAGTGTCACAAGACAATGGAAAAGCACCAGTTTCACTAGTTTTATGTCTTCTGTTATCTATATATGCTCGTGAGAGTAGATTCCTGTGGCAGCTAGTAATGCACATGTGTTTATCAGAGTATGATAGGTGATATTTCCAGTGCCACAAAGACCTTTCATAACTACTACAGCGTGTGGCGGCAGTTTGGAGGACTACCAGAGTTCTACAGCATTCCTCAAGGTTACACAGTGGACAAACGAGAGGGATATCCTTTGCGCCCAGGTATCTATAAAACACATTGAATAGAGCTTTATATTCATtcctgaacatttaaaaaattgaagtGAACAATCCTTTAAAACACAGCAACGCAAACAGCTGCTGGGAACACTCTAGCAATGCCCTAATttcccttaaaggggtcatcggatgctaagttcacttttacatgttgtttgaacattaatgtgtgttggcagtgtatgtacaaatctaccctataatgataaaaatccatgcagtggtttttaattaatctgtaaaaataatatcccctttttcagatcgagtcattctcagatgcctgtcgttgtggcgtcacacaaacagaggccgctcccacgatagttgattgacatgagcgtcttacctcagatcagctgtgacagtccagtaactttccttgttttgatgccggagcagggatgtaagttagacaagaatatctcagattgagcgattgaggtgttgtgttgctggatgtaataatgaacatagtggtcgtcatttactcctgacatctgagccgctgaagatgcagtggattacgtttgtttgtaaagagaatgcgcctcctgatctacatatatccgtctgtgttcgcgcgaatcattcattaTCCAGCTTCACTAACAGCAGAAGTGactataaggggttttttttacgaatctttgtgatcacctttcctaataatgtgctagttagcaagtatAAAGGTTATGTTAAACGcgactaaatgcggctaaagtaaacaggctcatcactccacagagagaagagaggggcagggcgagcagagctcatttgcatttaaagcagcctcgaccagaatgaaatgatttttgcagagctgtttttgttttttgacaaaaccattgagaatttttaaccaaagtacattatagactttttaagaccctaaagaatcagatcaacttgtggaaaatgggcatccgatgacccctttaattacaCCTTAGCAAATAACGGGCATGTTgacatgtttttgttgtgaaaatgtttcatttatatgATTGAATGAAAGTGAAGTAAccactctgtgtgtgtttgtgttgtacaGAGTTGATTGAAAGTGCCATGCATCTGTATAAGGCCACCGGTGACCCCACATTCATACAGCTTGGCCGGGATGCAGTCGAGTCAATTGACAAAATCAGCCGGGTCAACTGTGGCTTTGCTACTGTGAGTTTCTCAGTGTTACAGTGCCATTCAACAGTTTGGGATTACTGggaaaaaagatttgtaatgtttttaaagaagtgttttttgctaatcaaggctgcgtttgtttgattaaaaataccgaaaaaaactataatattgtgaaatattattacaatttaaaatagtggttttatattttaatatgctttaaggtagaatttattcatgtgatgcaaagctaaattttcagcatcattgctccagtcttcagtgtcacatgatccttcagaaatcattctgatatccTGATTtattatgttggaaacagttgtccTGCTTAAGAAAAATTTTGGAAcgtgtgatacttttttcaggattctttgatgaataaaaagttaaacagaaatcttttgtaacaatatacactaccgttcaaaattctttctttctttctttcgtttttaaagaaattaataatttattcagcaatgatgtgttaaattgatcaaaattgatagtaaagacttatattgttacaacagatgtatatttaatatatatttaatgtatatttaaaagttgtgataatattttataataatacttttttctgtatttttgatcaaataaatggaactttgatcataaaaaaatgccattaaaaatgttactgatcccaaacataTATAAACAGCAGTGTACATTTCAAAATGAGTCTCAGAACAATATTGAGGTTGAAACCAGCACAGTCCTTTAaaacattgtaatatttatgttgttttgttataAAGAGAGTAGGTTTCATAAACTTCCAGTGTTTTGAGCAGTCATGAGTTACACATTCAAAGAATACTTCCTGATTTCAGTAAAGCTAAAGGAATAGTTAAAATCTTCTCATAATTtgctcactctcaggccatccaagatgtagatgagtttgtttcttcatcaaaacagatttggagaaatttaacattacatcactCCACTaaaggatcctctgcagtgaatgggtgccgtcagaatgagagtgataaaacagctgataaaaacatcacaataatacacaagtaaaacacaccactccagtccatcagttaaagtccacttccaaaacaaagattcacatataatgtactcacccccttgtcatccaagatgttcatgttaaTTGATGgcctggagtggtgtggattattgtgatgtttttatcagctgtttggactctcattctgacggcacccatttactgcagaggatctgttggtgaacaagtgatataatgctacaTTTCCCCAAATTtgttcccatgaagaaacaaagtttttttttcatattgagGCTAAAACCAGCAAAGTCTCTAAACATGCTCATCTTTTTGTTCCTGCCAAAGGTGAAGGATGTAAGGGACCACAAGTTGGACAACCGCATGGAGTCCTTCTTCTTGGCCGAGACCATTAAATACCTCTACCTCCTCTTCGATCCTGAAAACTTTCTCCATAACACGGGCACAGAGTTCGAGCTGGGCGGCCTGCAGGGTGACTGCATACTCAGCGCGGGCGGCTACGTGTTTAACACGGAGGCTCATCCGCTCGA
Above is a window of Labeo rohita strain BAU-BD-2019 chromosome 23, IGBB_LRoh.1.0, whole genome shotgun sequence DNA encoding:
- the edem2 gene encoding LOW QUALITY PROTEIN: ER degradation-enhancing alpha-mannosidase-like protein 2 (The sequence of the model RefSeq protein was modified relative to this genomic sequence to represent the inferred CDS: deleted 2 bases in 2 codons), which gives rise to MLTFLFSAVFCATYLSPIISHVKGRDFTEQEMSHYRDRIKSMFYHAYNSYLENAYPYDELRPLTCDGQDTWGSFSLTLIDALDTLLILGNHTEFQRVAALLQDTVDFDIDVNASVFETNIRVVGGLLSAHLLSKRAGMEVEEGWPCSGPLLRMAEDAARKLLPAFQTPTGMPYGTVNLLRGVNPTETPVTCTAGVGTFILEFSTLSRLTGDPVFENVARKALRALWRTRSDIGLVGNHIDVITSKWVAQDTGIGAGVDSYFEYLVKGAIMLQDEELLTMFKEFDKSIKNYTKFDDWYLWVQMHKGTVSMPVFQSLEAFWPGLQSMIGDISSATKTFHNYYSVWRQFGGLPEFYSIPQGYTVDKREGYPLRPELIESAMHLYKATGDPTFIQLGRDAVESIDKISRVNCGFATVKDVRDHKLDNRMESFFLAETIKYLYLLFDPENFLHNTGTEFELGGLQGDCILSAGGYVFNTEAHPLDPAALHCCSRYQDERRELRDILLSFSEPLRPPTDQSEETPGAGGSQESIALKPGERRKARVLSCPTQPFSAKLAVMGQVFSDNS